The nucleotide sequence CAAATCAATCGCGGGGTCGTCAACAGATATACCGCCGGTAATGTTTAAAAACACGTCTTTCATTCCTAAACGAAAACCGGCACGTTTTTCCAACACCGCCAAAATCATATTCAAACGTTTTAAATTATATCCGGTTGCACTTCGTTGCGGCGTTCCGTAAACGGCGGTGCTTACCAACGCCTGAATTTCTAACATCAGCGGTCGCATTCCTTCTAAAGTTGATGCAATGGCGGTGCCCGATAATTCTTCTTCGCGATTTGATAATAATATTTCAGACGGATTAGAAACTTCGCGTAAACCCGATCCTAACATTTCGTAAATTCCTAATTCGGCAGTAGATCCAAAACGGTTTTTTAGGGCACGAAGAATTCTATAAACATGATTGCGATCTCCTTCAAACTGAAGCACCGTATCAACCATGTGTTCTAAAATTTTGGGTCCGGCAATATTTCCGTCTTTTGTGATATGACCAATTAAAATAACGGGTGTTGCTGTTTCTTTTGCAAACTTTATCAGCTCGGCGGTGGTTTCTTTTATTTGAGAGATGCTTCCTGCCGAAGCTTCGATATAATCGGTATGTAAAGTTTGAATGGAATCGATAATCAACACATCGGGCTCAATAGTTTCAACCTGTTTAAAAATTTGTTGCGTATTGGTTTCGGTTAAAATATAACACGAATTGTTGCTGGGGTTGATGCGTTCAGCTCGCATTTTTATCTGTTTCTGACTTTCTTCGCCCGAAACATACAGCACTTTATAAGGCAATTTTAACGATAGTTGTAACAACAACGTACTTTTTCCTATTCCGGGTTCACCACCTAAAAGAATCATAGATCCGGGAACAATTCCTCCACCTAAAACTCGGTTTAATTCTTGGTCTAAGGTGTTTAATCTAACTTCTTGCGTGCTGTCAATTTCGTTAATCAATAAAGGTTTTGCTGCGCGTTTTATACCTGCCGATGATTTGGTTTGCCACGCTACTTTTTCTTCTTTCTGAATTACTTCTTCTACAATAGTATTCCACTGTTTACAGGCAGTACATTGCCCCATCCATTTAGCATATTGTGTACCACAAGACGAGCAGAAAAATGCTGTTTTTACTTTTGCCATTTTTTTAGCTTTAAGTTTTAAGCCGTAAGCTATAAGCACAAACTTAAAACTATTAAAAAACGAATTTACAAATTATTTGTTTTTATTAACGACAGGAAGTATTAAGAACGACAAACCGCCCATAATTACAATTAAAAGAGTTTGCGTGGTCCATAAAATCCAGCCAAAAGCGGTTCCGGCAGTTAACGAAATGCCGTATAATGCCAGAATTTTAGCAATTAGTAGTGGAAAAGCTCCAATTCCTCCGTTTGTAAAACTTATCGCCAAGCTGCCTACAACAAAAGCTACCATAGTTACACCTAATGATATGCTGCTGGTTTCGGGCAAAGCTTTGGTGCCAAAATAAAAAGTCAGTACAAAACTAATCCAGATAATGAATGTGTGGATAAGAAACGGAATGCGGTGTGGCATTTTAAAGATACTTAACACGCCTTCGATCAAACCTGAAATTTTACTTCGAATAAAAACAAAGAATTTCCAGTTTGATGTATAAAGTAAATACAATCCAATAATTGCCGAGAGTATAAATATACTGCTAATAATTACCAGTTGTTTAACCGGAATTTGCTGCGTAATAAAGCCCATTAGCTGTTTGTACTGCAACAATAATGCGGTGGCTACAAATAATAAAAGGAAAAGTAAATCGATAATGCGTTCGGCAATGATGGTTCCAAAACCTTTATCGAACGGAATGTTATCGTATTTCTGAAGAACGGCTGCACGTGATAATTCGCCCGATCGCGGAATGGTTAGATTTAAAAGATATCCAACAGCAATTGCCATAAAGTTATTCCAAAAATTAGACTGATAGCCTAAATACTGCAAACTGTATTTCCAACGATACGCACGCGATGCGTGACTTATCTTCATAAAAAGTAACGACAAACCAATGTAAAAATAATCGGCCGATACAAAATAACTTTTCATTTCGGTAATCTGTGCCGGCGTAAACTGGTTGTACGCGTAATAAACCAAAAAAACTCCCAACAAAAGCGGGAGTGAAATATTCAGTATTTTTTTTAAACCCTTCAACTATTAAGTTAAAGTGTTATTTTCTTCGTTTGGAAAGATAATCCAAGGAGAAAATGTTTTAGCTTCTTCAAAATCCATTAAAGCGTAGGTAATAATGATAAGAATATCATCTTTTTGTACACGGCGTGCCGCTGGACCATTCAAGGTAATTTCGCCACTGTTTCTTGGCCCCGGAATTGCGTAAGTTTCAAAACGTTCGCCATTATTAATGTTTACAATTGAAACTTTTTCGCCTTCGATAATGTTCGATGCTTCCATTAACGCAATATCAATAGTAATACTGCCAATATAATTTAAATCGGCACCTGTTACTTTAACACGGTGGATTTTAGATTTTAAAACTTCTATTTGCATAACACAAAGTTATAAATTTTAATTTAATGCAATGTTATCAATTAAGCGAACTTCTTCTATGTGAACCACAATAAAGCCACGGTATTTTTTACCCGGTTCTTTTACAGTTGCTGTTTTTAGCGAGGCTTCATCGGCAATTATAAAATATTCTAATGTAAAATCGACTTCATTTGCGAAAGCATCAACCACAAAGTTTACAGAATCTTTAACATCTTTATCATTAAAAAGATCTTTTGCAGATTGTAAGGTTTTGTAAATAAACGCTGCTTTTTCTTTTGCCTGGTCAGACAATCGTTCGTTACGTGAACTCATTGCTAAACCATTTTCTTGACGAAAAATAGGACAGCCAACGATTTCAATGTTCATATTATTTTTCTGAACCATTTTTCGAACAATTTGTAATTGCTGAAAATCTTTCTCTCCAAAATAAGCTTTTGTAGGTTCAATGATTTCGAATAGTTTTTTAACAATCGTTCCAACTCCATCAAAATGTCCGGGGCGGTTAACTCCTTCCATTTCATTATCCAAACCGTCGTAATCAAAATTTTGGGCAACGGTGTTTCCTTTGTAAATATCGTCAACAGTAGGTGCGTAAACAATAATTTTGTTCGATAACGCTTCTGTCAACTCCAAATCTTTCTGCAAAGTGCGCGGATATTTCTCTAAATCTTCTACATTATTAAACTGCGTAGGATTTACAAAAATACTTAGTACCACCACATCATTTTCATTCATAGCCTGTTGCAGCAACGAAAGATGCCCGTTATGAATTGCACCCATTGTAGGTACAAAACCAATAGTTTGCTTTGCCTTTAAAAACGGTTGTAAATGCTGTTTTAACTGGCTTTGCGCATGAAATACCTTCATGTTTTTGTTTATTTAGTGATTGCAAAATTAGTACAATACTTAACATTGTAAGACATTTTTTCGTAATTTTGCACTTTAAAAAGCATTTTTAATTTAATTAAAGAAGAATGAAAGATAAGAGGATATTATATGTATCATCTGAAGTAGTGCCTTATTTACCTGAAAATGAAGTTTCGCAAGCTTCGTTTGACACTCCAAAAATGATTAATGATTTAGGTGGGCAGATCCGTATTTTTATGCCAAGATACGGCAGCATCAATGAAAGAAGACATCAGTTGCATGAAGTTATAAGACTATCGGGTATGAATTTGGTAATCAATGACATGGATATGCCTTTAATTATTAAAGTTGCTTCGATTCCTAAAGAAAGAATCCAGGTTTATTTTATTGACAACGACGACTATTTTAAGCGTAAAGGAACTTTTGGCGATGATGACGATACATTATACGATGACAACGATGAACGTGCCATTTTCTTTGTAAAAGGTGTGGTTGAAACCATTAAAAAATTAAACTGGGTACCCGATGTAATTCACGTACAAGGCTGGATGGCTTCTTTGCTACCGCTTTACATGAAGAAATATTACAACGACGAAAGTATTTTTGCAGATACAAAAATCATCACATCGGTTTTTTCGGCAGGTTTCGAAGGAAAATTATCAGACAATATGTTTGAAAAAGTGGCTTTTGATGAATTTGATGCAGACGATATCGAGTCTTTAAAAAATGCTACTTTTGAAAATATTATGAAGAACGCCATTAATCATTCAGACGGCATCGTAATTTCTTCAGAAGGAATCTCAGAAGATTTAACAAATTATATACAAAGTTCAAATAAACCTTTCTTACCTTTCGACGCGAAAGAAAAAATGAAGGATTTTTATCCGGAATTCTATCTTCATAAGGTTTAATTTAAAGCATATATGAGAAGAAAATCGATAGCTAAAATTTTAGTGTTTTCTGCATTGTCCGTAACATCTGTTTCGTGCGAACAAGAGTTTACTGAAATGGGGTCTGATATTATTGGTAACGATCCGTTTGGTTTTGATAAATATGTGGTTCAAAATATAGAAACTACAAATGGCGAAACCACAAGTGCAAATACCCGCAATTTACCGGTAAATAATTTTGGCGTTTACACACACAGTGCCTTTGGTAAAACAGCGGCACATTTTGTTACGCAGATTGAAATGGGAGATAACAGCGATTTAACTTCATTTGGCGATAATCCGGTTTTAGATTCGGTGTATGTGTATATTCCGTTTACCAGTTCAGTTGCGTCAACCGATTCTGACGGGAATAAATCATACAATGTTTCTAACATTTACGGCAGCGGAAAGTTTACCTTAAATGTTTATGAAAACGGATATTTTTTACGTGCTACCGATCCTAACAATGAATTTGAAACACAATTCTATTATGCTGACGAAAAACCAATGTTTGATCAATATAAAAAAGGATTAAACGGAAGTGACAGATTAAATAATTCAAGCAACACCGCACAAAATACCGAGTTTGCGTTTAACAAAAGTGAAATTAAATTATATGCTTATAATGCAGATGGTACCCCGCAGTTAGACGATGACGGAAATCCAAAAGTTAAAGAACGCATTGCACCGGGTGTTTGGCTAGATTTAGATAAGCAGTATTTTCAAGACAAGTTTTTTGCAAATAACAAAAACAAATCTATTTCTAACAATGCCGTTTTAAAAGAATATTTCCGCGGTTTGTATTTTGAAGTAGTTGATGCGTACAACCAAAACGCACTGGCACAGTTAGATTTAAGCAAAGGAAAAGTGGTTTTTGTTTATAAGGCAGACGGAACCGTAGATAGCGAAACCAACCAACCAAAACGCGAACGCAAAACGTACGAGTTTAACATTGGTTTTGACAATTCAACATCGGCAACATCAACAGCTACCACGGTTAACCTTTTAGAAAGTAATTTTGATTTAGAGAATAACTCCGTTGGAAATTTATGGTTAAAAGGGGGCGGTAAAAGCAGTTATGCAACTATTTCGCTTTTTGGAAACGACAGCGACAACAATGGAAAAGCAGACGAGTTAGAAACCATAATAAACAACAAATGGCTGGTTAACCAAGCGTTATTAACCGTTTATGTAGATCGTACTGCAACAGGATTAGACACTATTTCATCACCTAAACATCTGTTTTTATACGATTTTAAAAATAATAAAGTATTAGCAGATTACACCAACGATACATCAACAACAAAATCGGTTTACGGAGGTGTGTTAAACACTAACAATTCATCGGTTCACAAATACCAGTTCAGAATAACAGATCATATCAACAATTTAATACAAAAAGATTCTACCAATGTACCTTTGGGCTTAGTTGTTGCAAACGATATTACAAATTCTGTTATGAACCTTGTAAAAACAACAGATAAAAAAACACCAATAACCGCTACTATGAATCCTTTTGGAACCGTGATCTACGCTCCAAATGCTTCTAATAGTGAATTAAAAATGAAACTTGAAATTTATTACACCAAAGAAAAATAATTATGTGTGGAATTGTAGGTTATATTGGATCAAAAGAAGCTTATCCTATTATTATTAAAGGATTAAAGCGTTTAGAATACAGAGGATACGACAGTGCCGGTGTTGCTTTATACGACGGCGAAAAATTCATATCAAGCAAAACAAAAGGCAAAGTGTCCGATTTGGAAAAAAGAGCCAAAGAAGAAAATACCTTTAAAGGATCAATGGGCATTGGGCATACACGTTGGGCTACACACGGCGTACCAAACGATGTTAACTCGCACCCACATTTTTCAAATTCCGGAGAGTTAGTGATTATTCACAATGGAATCATTGAAAACTACGAACCTTTAAAACAAGAATTAATTAAGCGTGGTTATACTTTTAAATCGGATACCGACACAGAAGTATTGGTAAACTTAATAGAAGACATCCAGAAAAACAAAGGGTTAAAATTAGGTAAAGCAGTTCAGGTTGCATTAAACCAAGTGGTTGGTGCGTACGCAATTTGTGTTATGGATATAAAAAAACCAAACGAAATTGTTGCGGCACGTTTAGGTAGTCCGTTGGCAATTGGTATTGGCGAAGGCGAATATTTTGTTGCTTCTGATGCTTCTCCGTTTATCGAATACACAAACAATGCGATTTATTTGGAAGACGAAGAACTAGCGATTATCCGTTTACACAAACCAATTAAAATCCGTAAAATTAAATCAGATAACGAAGTAAGCCCATACATTCAAGAGTTGCAATTAAATTTGGAACAAATTGAAAAAGGTGGTTACGATCATTTTATGCTGAAAGAAATTTACGAACAACCACAAGTTATTCGTGATACGTTCCGCGGTCGTTTATTAAGCGACCAAGGATTGATTAAAATGGCAGGAATTGAAGATAATTTAGCAAAATTCACTAACGCAAAACGCATTATTATTGCAGCTTGCGGAACTTCGTGGCACGCAGCACAAGTTGCAGAATATATGATCGAAGAATTTGCTCGTATTCCTGTTGAGGTTGAATATGCTTCGGAATTCCGATACAGAAACCCAATTATTAATGCAGACGATGTAGTTATTGCAATTTCACAATCTGGTGAAACAGCTGATACTTTGGCAGCTATTAAATTAGCTAAAGAAAAAGGTGCGTTTGTATTTGGAGTTTGCAACGTAGTTGGTTCGTCTATTTCTCGCGAAACGCATGCAGGTGCTTATACACATGCCGGACCAGAAATTGGTGTTGCATCAACAAAAGCATTTACTACGCAGATTACTGTTTTGGCATTAATCGCATTGCGTTTGGCAAAAGCAAAAGGAACTATTTCTCAGTCTGATTATTTAAGAAACTTGATTGAATTAGAATTGATTCCTGAAAAAGTAGAAGAAGCTTTGAAAGAAAACGATCGTATCTTAGAAATTGCACATATTTATAAAGATGCGACCAACTGTCTGTTTTTAGGTCGTGGGTTTAATTTTCCGGTAGCATTAGAAGGAGCTTTGAAGTTAAAAGAAATTTCGTACATACACGCAGAAGGATATCCGGCGGCCGAAATGAAACACGGACCTATTGCCTTAATCGACGAAAATATGCCGGTTATTGTAATTGCACCACAGCAAAACCATTACGATAAGGTTGTAAGCAATATCCAGGAAATTAAAGCACGCAGCGGAAAAATCATTGCATTGGTATCAAAAGGTGATGAACAAGTAAAAAACCTTGCAGACCATATCATTGAAATGCCAAATTCAACCGAAGCATTAACATCAATCATTGCCACGATTCCTTTACAGTTGTTGTCATATCACGTAGCGGTTTTGCGTGGTACGAACGTAGATCAGCCAAGGAATTTAGCGAAATCGGTTACGGTTGAATAAAAAAGAGTAAAAGAATTTGATTAAAGAAAAAAAACATCCTATATTAGCAAAATAAATTTCGTTCTACCCAAATAGAATAGAATTTTTTCATAAGTGTTTTTTTTGGTTATATTAAGATGGGAGGGTTTTTTAAACCGTCCCATTTTATTTATAAAAATATTCTGTTTTTAAGATGATTTTATATCAGATAGTTCAATAAATGAAAAAACAAAAAATAGATTTTAATTATTACAAAAAAAAACTATCTTTGCACATCGAAAAAAGTGATTTTTTCGCAATTGATAATTAGCTGTTAAATAAATACATAAGCAATGTCTAAAGTTACAGGAAAAGTTGCACAAGTTATCGGGCCGGTAGTTGACGTAGTTTTTGATACTACTTCTGCTGCATTACCGAAAATTTATGATTCATTAGAAATTAGAAAAGCAGATGGATCAAAATTAGTGTTAGAAGTTCAATCTCATATTGGTGAGGATACGGTACGTACCATTTCAATGGATTCTACCGATGGTTTAAGTCGTGGAGCAGAAGTTGTTTCTAACGGTTCGCCTATCCAAATGCCAATTGGTAAAGAAGTTTTTGGTCGTTTATTCAACGTGGTAGGTGATCCTATCGACGGATTGGAAGCTTTACCAAAAACAGGTGAAAATGGTTTACCAATTCACCGTCCTGCTCCAAAATTCGAAGATTTATCAACATCATCAGAAGTTTTATTTACAGGTATCAAAGTAATCGATTTGATCGAACCTTATGCAAAAGGTGGTAAAATTGGTTTATTTGGTGGTGCCGGTGTAGGTAAAACTGTATTGATTCAAGAGTTAATTAACAACATTGCAAAAGGTCACGGAGGTTTATCTGTATTTGCCGGTGTTGGTGAACGTACTCGTGAAGGGAACGACTTATTACGCGAGATGTTAGAATCAGGTATTATTAAATACGGTGACGATTTTATGCATTCTATGGAAAACGGCGGTTGGGATTTAACCAAAGTTGACAAAGCGGGAATGATGGATTCTAAAGCAACTTTCGTATTCGGACAAATGAACGAACCACCTGGTGCACGTGCACGTGTAGCTTTATCTGGTTTAACAATTGCCGAATATTTCCGTGACGGAGCGGGTGATGGTCAAGGTAAAGACGTATTGTTCTTCGTTGACAACATCTTCCGTTTTACACAGGCTGGTTCAGAGGTATCTGCTTTATTAGGTCGTATGCCATCTGCAGTGGGTTACCAACCAACTTTAGCAACTGAAATGGGTGCTATGCAAGAGCGTATTACATCAACAAAAACAGGATCAATTACATCGGTACAGGCGGTTTACGTTCCTGCGGATGACTTAACGGATCCGGCTCCTGCTACAACATTTGCCCACTTAGATGCAACAACTGTATTGTCTCGTAAAATTTCAGAATTAGGTATTTATCCTGCGGTAGATCCATTAGATTCTACTTCACGTATCTTAACTCCTGAAATATTAGGTAAAGAGCACTATGCTTGTGCACAACGCGTAAAAGAAATCTTACAAAAATATAAAGAGTTACAAGACATCATCGCGATTTTAGGTATGGAAGAATTATCAGAAGCTGATAAATTAGCCGTTCACCGCGCACGTCGTGTACAACGTTTCTTATCACAACCTTTCCACGTAGCAGAACAGTTTACAGGTATTCCTGGTGTATTGGTTGACATTAAAGAGACAATTAAAGGATTTAACATGATTATCGATGGTGAATTAGACCATTTGCCAGAAGCTGCATTTAACTTAAAAGGTTCAATTGAAGACGCAATTGCAGCCGGAGAGAAAATGTTAGCTGAATCATAAATCGCAAAAAACAATTTATTATGATTTTAGAAATTGTTTCTCCGGAAGCTACACTATTTAAAGGTCAGGTTACCGCAGTGTCTGTGCCCGGAATTAACGGAGAGTTTCAAATGCTAAACAACCACGCGCCGATTGTTTCTTTATTAATTGAAGGAAGAATTAAAATTGCCGGTACTAATTTACAATTTGAACCTCAATTTGAAAGCCGTTTCGAGAAGATTGACAATAACACGTATTATCTGCCAATAAAATCAGGAACGCTGGAATTGAAAGACAATAGAATAAATATTTTAGCAAATTAAATAGAAAAAACCAACTCATTACGAGTTGGTTTTTTTATGGTATTGACTGGCAAGCAAATCGTGGAAATCTGCGGCACTTGGCAGTTCAAAAAGTTCTAAATGAAAGTACGGAACAACAGCTATTACGTGGTCAAAAATATCTGCCATAATACCTTCGTATTCTGCCCAAACAATAGAGTTTGCAAAAGTGTAAATTTCAATAGGCAAACCGTGCTCTGTGGGTTGTAAATGGCGTACCATGATGGCATATCTTTTATTGGTAGATTGAATGTTTAAAAGGTATCGTTTAACGTATTCTCTAAACAATCCCACATTTGTCATCCGTCTACCGTTTACTAACATTGTGGGGTCGTCAACGTGGGTGTGGTTATATGTGGCAATTTCTTGTTGCCGTTCCATAATGTATGATTTTAAGAGCTTGATGCGTTTTAAATCTTCTATTTCATCGGCTTCTAAAAAACGGATGGATCCCAATTTAATATTGATTGATCGTTTGATACGGCGACCACCTGATTTTTGCATTCCTCTGTAATTTTTAAACGAATCGCTGATTAACGCATACGTGGGAATGGTGGTAATGGTTTTGTCAAAATTCTGAACTTTAACGGTATTTAAATTTATTTCCAACACATCGCCATCTGCACCGTATTTTGCCATTTCAATCCAATCGCCCACACGAACCATATCGTTTGACGAAACCTGAATACTTGCCACAAAACCAAGAATGGTATCCTTAAAAACTAACATAACAATGGCAGATGCCGCTCCTAATGAAATAAGTAATCCGTAAGGGTCTTTACCGGTTAATTCAGAAAAAATTAAGATGGCACAAACAATATACAGAAGAATCGCAATTACCTGAAAGTAACTATCTAAAGGTTTATCTGCAAATCGTTTTTTTGTGTTTAAATAATCTTTTACTGCATAAAAAATAGCTTTTACAAGTACGGTTACCGCTACAATAATAAGAATGTCAGTGATTTTTACCGTAAAGTTAATCCATTTTGGAAAACCTATAAAGATTACTGGTAACAACTGTTTGGCAATGATCAATGGTACTAAATGAGTAACATATTTTAAAACCCTGTTGTGAATTAAAAAATCGTCGAACCGTGTTTTGCTTTTTCTTACAATTTTAATAACCAATATCCGCAACAATCTTCGCAATAAAATATCGGCAACGTAAAGCAAAGCAAACAATGTAATTAACAGCAAAGCAGCATTTAAATAATGAGCGATTTCTGATGATACGCCTATTCTTAAAATGAGATCGTATCCAAAAGAATAAATACTACTTTGTAATTTGTGGTCTAAAACATCCATTTATAAGAGGTTTTGAAAAAATCCCGGCTGTTCCGGGATTTAGGGTTTATAAGTTGTTTAACATTTTTGAAATTTCATCTAACTTTGGTGTTAAAATAACTTCGATACGACGGTTTTTTGCTTTGCCGTTTTCCGAATTGTTTGATGCAATTGGTGCATATTCACTACGTCCTGCCGCTGTTAGATTTTTCTTGTCAATGCCTGCAGTTTGTTCAATAATGTTTACAATAGCAGTAGCGCGTTTGGTTGATAAATCCCAGTTGGTGGTGATTCCGCCGCCCAAATTTCCAACAATTTTATCGTTGTCGGTATGTCCCTCAATCAATATAGAAATATCAGGATTTTTTGCCAATACTTCAGCCAGTTGCCCCACAGCAATTTTTCCTTCGTTGCTCACTGTCCAGCTGCCCGATGGGAACAATAATTTGTTTTCCATTGATACATATACTTTACCGTTTTTTTGTTCAACGGTTAAACCTTTGCCTTCAAATTCAAACAAAGCTTTAGAAAGTGATTCTTTTAAATTGCGAAGGTTTTTATCTTGTGCTGCCAATTTGCTTTCTAACTCGGCAACACGAGATGATTTTCCGTCTAATTCTTTCTTTAAACTGTTTAGGCGTTCAATTTCTGCTTTGATTGCCTGATCGCTGTTTTTTTCTAAATTATTGTAATCTTTTTGCAATTGATCGTATGCAATTTTTAATTTATCGCGTTCGGCAACAGCCTCATCTAATCGTGCTTGCAACGATTGATTTTTAGTTCCTAGATCAAACGATTGCGATTTTAAATCGGCCGATTCTCCTGTTAAGCGTTCTAGTTCTTCGGCACAGTTTTTATATTTTGCATCTAATTCGTTGTACAATCTTCTGGTAACGCAACTTGTTAAAAAAGGAAGGCAACAAGCTGTCAATAGTATCTTTTTCATTTTTTTAAATGTTTCTGTTATTCAATTTCAACCGCTACAGGGCAGTGGTCAGAGTGCTTGGCATCGGGCAAAATATAAGCTCGTTTTATACGATCTTTCATATTTTCTGAAACCAAATGGTAGTCAATACGCCAACCTTTATTGTTGTTTCGGGCATTGGCACGGTAGCTCCACCACGAATAATTATGCGGCTCCGGATTCAACATACGGAACGAATCAACAAATCCGTTTTTCATAAAAGTATCCAGCCATTCGCGTTCTTCAGGTAAAAAACCTGATACTTTTGCATTGCGTATAGGATCGTGAATATCAATTGCCTGATGACAAATGTTGTAATCGCCACAAATAATCAGGTTTGGAACTTCTTTTTTCAGTTCGTTGATGTAATTCTGAAAATCTGCCATATATTGGAATTTATGGCTCAACCGCTCGATATTTGTTCCCGAAGGTAGGTATAATGACATCACAGAAAAATCCTCAAAATCGGCACGAAGGTTTCTTCCTTCTTTATCCATAAAGTCAATACCGGTTCCAAAAACTATCTTTTTAGGTTCGGTTTTACTTAAAATGGCAACGCCGCTGTATCCTTTTTTTTCTGCCGGAAAATAATATTGATATGGATAGCCTGCTGCCGTAATTTCTAATACAGGAATTTGATCTTGTGTTGCTTTAATTTCTTGTAAACAAATAATATCAGGATTAG is from Flavobacterium dauae and encodes:
- the atpD gene encoding F0F1 ATP synthase subunit beta, whose translation is MSKVTGKVAQVIGPVVDVVFDTTSAALPKIYDSLEIRKADGSKLVLEVQSHIGEDTVRTISMDSTDGLSRGAEVVSNGSPIQMPIGKEVFGRLFNVVGDPIDGLEALPKTGENGLPIHRPAPKFEDLSTSSEVLFTGIKVIDLIEPYAKGGKIGLFGGAGVGKTVLIQELINNIAKGHGGLSVFAGVGERTREGNDLLREMLESGIIKYGDDFMHSMENGGWDLTKVDKAGMMDSKATFVFGQMNEPPGARARVALSGLTIAEYFRDGAGDGQGKDVLFFVDNIFRFTQAGSEVSALLGRMPSAVGYQPTLATEMGAMQERITSTKTGSITSVQAVYVPADDLTDPAPATTFAHLDATTVLSRKISELGIYPAVDPLDSTSRILTPEILGKEHYACAQRVKEILQKYKELQDIIAILGMEELSEADKLAVHRARRVQRFLSQPFHVAEQFTGIPGVLVDIKETIKGFNMIIDGELDHLPEAAFNLKGSIEDAIAAGEKMLAES
- a CDS encoding FoF1 ATP synthase subunit delta/epsilon, with protein sequence MILEIVSPEATLFKGQVTAVSVPGINGEFQMLNNHAPIVSLLIEGRIKIAGTNLQFEPQFESRFEKIDNNTYYLPIKSGTLELKDNRINILAN
- a CDS encoding mechanosensitive ion channel family protein — encoded protein: MDVLDHKLQSSIYSFGYDLILRIGVSSEIAHYLNAALLLITLFALLYVADILLRRLLRILVIKIVRKSKTRFDDFLIHNRVLKYVTHLVPLIIAKQLLPVIFIGFPKWINFTVKITDILIIVAVTVLVKAIFYAVKDYLNTKKRFADKPLDSYFQVIAILLYIVCAILIFSELTGKDPYGLLISLGAASAIVMLVFKDTILGFVASIQVSSNDMVRVGDWIEMAKYGADGDVLEINLNTVKVQNFDKTITTIPTYALISDSFKNYRGMQKSGGRRIKRSINIKLGSIRFLEADEIEDLKRIKLLKSYIMERQQEIATYNHTHVDDPTMLVNGRRMTNVGLFREYVKRYLLNIQSTNKRYAIMVRHLQPTEHGLPIEIYTFANSIVWAEYEGIMADIFDHVIAVVPYFHLELFELPSAADFHDLLASQYHKKTNS
- a CDS encoding OmpA/MotB family protein — encoded protein: MKKILLTACCLPFLTSCVTRRLYNELDAKYKNCAEELERLTGESADLKSQSFDLGTKNQSLQARLDEAVAERDKLKIAYDQLQKDYNNLEKNSDQAIKAEIERLNSLKKELDGKSSRVAELESKLAAQDKNLRNLKESLSKALFEFEGKGLTVEQKNGKVYVSMENKLLFPSGSWTVSNEGKIAVGQLAEVLAKNPDISILIEGHTDNDKIVGNLGGGITTNWDLSTKRATAIVNIIEQTAGIDKKNLTAAGRSEYAPIASNNSENGKAKNRRIEVILTPKLDEISKMLNNL
- a CDS encoding exodeoxyribonuclease III; translation: MKILSYNVNGIRAAITKGFLDWLQAANPDIICLQEIKATQDQIPVLEITAAGYPYQYYFPAEKKGYSGVAILSKTEPKKIVFGTGIDFMDKEGRNLRADFEDFSVMSLYLPSGTNIERLSHKFQYMADFQNYINELKKEVPNLIICGDYNICHQAIDIHDPIRNAKVSGFLPEEREWLDTFMKNGFVDSFRMLNPEPHNYSWWSYRANARNNNKGWRIDYHLVSENMKDRIKRAYILPDAKHSDHCPVAVEIE